From Halodesulfovibrio sp.:
CACCAGAAAGGCAGCCGTTTTTTTGCCACAATTGCCATCTTCACCAGAACAAAACGCAAGCAACGTCACACAGTTCGTATAAATGTCATATACACTTGCTCCAAAAAGCGGCTGGCAATTGAAAATATTGCGCAAACACGCACCTCAATAACATATTTACTTTCAATAGGTTACATCACTCATTCAAAACCAATCTTACCTCGACATCTTGACAGGTGGATACCTCGTTGTTACCCGTCTGTACACGATGTGCTAGGATAAGCAGGAGCTTGCATCACACAGCTTTCTGCATCCAAGCAGATAGCGTTGTACTGAAAATCTGAACTACGGATGTTCAGAAAAAATATATTTGCACTAAAAATTCGCTGCTGTTTTTACTGATAGAGTAAGCAGCATAAGAATATAAGGAGCTAGCCAGAATGGGTGAAGACACTGTGAAACCGGAAGAAACAGCAGAAGCAGTAGAACAGGAAGAGCACACTGAAATTGTAATCTCTGACGATGAGTTACAGAAGCTTGCTAAAGACCGTGTTTGTCCTGACTGCGATACCATGCAGGATGCTGAAGAAGTGCGTATCCGCTGCCTTGCAGAAATGGAAAATTTCAAAAAACGCTTGCAGCGCGAACGTGAAGAACAGTTCAAATATGCAACAGAATCCGTTCTTGGCGACCTGCTCCCGACTCTCGACAACCTCCAGCTTGCAATCGATTATGGTCGCAACCTTGAAGGCTGTGAGAACATGCTCATCGGTGTTGAAATGACTCAGAAGCTTCTTATTGAAGCTATTGAGCGTCATGGTCTTTGCCAGCTTGGCGAAAAACACGACGAATTCAACCCTGAAGTGCACGAAGCAGTAGGACAGGAAAACTGTGATGAAGTGCCGGAAGGGCATGTTAAACAGGTCATGCAGCGTGGTTACAAACTGAAAGACCGTCTGCTGCGCCCTGCAAAAGTTATCGTTTCCGGCGGAAAATAATCCCCTGCAAACGACCGCGCACCTTTGCGCATGATTAAGTCACGAACGGCTGCTGATTTCTATCAGCAGCCGTTTTTTATACCATGAAAACATGATATAATCTCATCGATAGCCCCTGTTTTAGATTGAAACGGCAACTTTTCTAACTTTTTTTGCTCTTGACCTAAAAACACAGAACATACTGATACAAATGATTTTTTTATTAAAAACAACATTCCGCAAACAGCACTTGTGCGGCTTTGTTGCAAAAAAAATAACAAGTGCCCCTTGCCCGACAAAAAAACGTGCTTAAATTTTGGAACATCAAAGACTAAAAGCCAGACCATTCTGGTTCTTTATAATTCAAGATTACATTCGTGAGAGTTTTCTCATGAGGAGGTTTAAACATGGGTAAAATTATTGGTATCGACCTTGGCACAACTAACTCTTGTGTCT
This genomic window contains:
- a CDS encoding nucleotide exchange factor GrpE, translating into MGEDTVKPEETAEAVEQEEHTEIVISDDELQKLAKDRVCPDCDTMQDAEEVRIRCLAEMENFKKRLQREREEQFKYATESVLGDLLPTLDNLQLAIDYGRNLEGCENMLIGVEMTQKLLIEAIERHGLCQLGEKHDEFNPEVHEAVGQENCDEVPEGHVKQVMQRGYKLKDRLLRPAKVIVSGGK